The Oncorhynchus kisutch isolate 150728-3 linkage group LG10, Okis_V2, whole genome shotgun sequence region agagtagttgctgcttttgcagcggctaatggggatcctaataaataccaaaTCCTAAGATCTAAAACTAAACTATTCCAGTTAGTAAAATTCACAATACACCCCTCCAAAGAAATGCTGGCTCCTTTTTCAGTTTAGCCCGCcatccacacacagacagtttCGGTCCCAGCCACAGGGCTCTATACAGAAACAAACAAATATTTCCCCATAGAACAAGCCTATCTACAGTATGACAGCAGTTACCAGCTACCAACAGCTGGCAGACATGTTAATTTGGTTACTTTAGCATGAATCCTTTGACTGAAGCCCTCCTTTCATTGTTGATAGCCGTGGAATGTGCCCCGCAGATTGAGGAGTAGATGTCAGATTTGCCCCTCTCATTCTCACAAATGTATCCCACTTTTTACGAAGTGTTTAATTTGCGTCGCAATAGAGGCATACTCACATTTGCATAGTAAGTGTTGCACCCTGCTACCACACAAAGCTTAGCCATCTTGATGAATAAATATGCAATTGCTAGCTAGCTCCATACCACTAACACACAAGtagttttttattatttttacccACAAGTATATGAAGGCTGAGCATGCATCTTGATTTCCTCACTGTGGCGCTGACCGCGGGGAGTTGTGGGATTGTTTCTGAAGTTAGAGCTGATTTTGAGAGAACCTCTTTAACCCAACTTTTAGAAcaatattacagtattataaaaATTGATCTAAGAGTTTGTAATTTGGCAATGTTTTCTTGGGGGCCTCTTAAGTTATTGAGACAATTTCTTAATGACAGAAACACATATAATAGTAACTTAGAGAAATAGCTGCTACATGCCTTTTAATGtttacttttatatatatattttgaatctTACTTTCCCCACTagaacaacaaaaaatacttaaatacatgtaattttgtcctagaaacatttatttgaaatactgtagaagTCCATTCATTCCTATGAAGGATTGCTTCTTCTGAGGAGTGCCAATATAGctgaccggtggcttcaaagcttctcattggccaatacatatCATTAGCAATCCAGGGATATATATGTAGCATTGGCATTGATGTCAACATATTGGTTTTATATGATACATGTATTTTCTATTTGTTTGCTAAATCTGCACCTAATAATACTGTATAGCTGTTTAGTGTCATTAGAAATTAAACTGTATTTCCATGTCCATCcaggaaggagaagaggggagggaaaaGACCCAGATGAATTTTCGGAGAGCGAGGAGGATGTCTCCTTAGCCACAGAGCTCCGTCTTGTCCTGATCGGAAAGACCGGATCAGGGAAGAGTGCCTCTGGGAACACCATCCTGGGCCGCAGGCACTTCCTGTCAGAGCTCAGCGCCAGCTCAGTCACCCAAGTCTGTGAACAAGGCAGCGCAGACctgactgaggaggaggaggaaggacaaggagtcaggaggaagaggacgagagtggtggtggtagacatgCCAGGTTTTGGAGACACACGCTTCGATGCTGAGCAGACTCATTCTGAAATAGCCAAGTGTGTGGCACTGTCTGCCCCAGGCCCCCATGCATTCCTCCTGGTGATCCCACTGGGTCGCTACACTGAGGATGAGGACCGAGCCGTGAGGGACATGGTCCATATATTTGGGGAGGGTGCGATCCATGACCACACACTAGTCCTGTTCACTCGTGGTGATGATCTagaagggagggggatggaggggtacCTCGGAGCCAGCGCCCCGGTGGAGCTGAAGGCCTTGATAGAGAGGTGTGGGGGCAGGTACCACGTCCTCAACAACAGAGACCCAAGTGACCTGCACCAGGTTGTAGGGCTgctggagaaggtggagaggattGTGGAAGAGAACAATGGAGGCTTCTACACCAACACCATGTTCAGAGAGGCTGAGGCTACCATcagggaggagcaggagaggatggtgagagagagaggggagggagaaggcagTGATATGACGGACAGGGAGAACAAGATAGCTAAAAGGCGGAAGTGTGATCTAGAATGGAGTGGGAGTGggtgggatgagaggaggggggcaGCTGTGGGAGTTTCAGGATTAAGGAAGAGAGACCTGGAGAGAGCAGGAGTAaatgaggagggaaggaaggtggagaggtggacagaagagaggaaaggaagtgCTGTTAGCCTCCcgagggacagaggagacaggtggGGGCAGTTGTTCAGGACCAGGCGGCGGGGCAGCGACAGGACCTTGAGCAGGAGGCAGTCTTTCCTCTCTGCCCTGGGGCAGTTCAGGAGGGAGGCCGCCCTTTCTGAGAAGGTCCTAGAGAGAGTGAAGATCCTGGTGGCTGCTGGAGCCACTGGCATGGTCGTGGGGGCAGTGTTCGGGGCGGCTGCCCCTCTAGCTGCAGCGGCGGGAGCTGCAGCCATGGGTAACACTGTGGGTTTTGCTGCTGGGCAACTGGCTGGGATGTCTGTGGCAGGCGGCACAGGGATGGGTAAAGCTGTGGGCGCCATAGTGGCAGCAGCCGCAGGGAAAACAGCCATGGCTCTCGGGGCAGCGACCGGAGGAGTGCTGGGGGGATCTGTGGGCGCCCTAGCTGGGGCAGAAGCTGCCAGTCCTAGGGCAGCTGCCTTAGATGCTCTAGGGCAGGTGAGCCTGATTGGGACTGCAGCAGTAGGAGTTGCAGCAGGGGTGGGGGGTGCCATGGGGGCAGGAGCGGCCCTGGGGGCTGCTCTGGAAGGTGCAGCTGTCAGCACAACTGCCCTGACAGGGGTGAGCACCGCAGCAGGGGCAGTAGGTGTGGCTAATGCTACTACAGTAGCAGCTGGGCAGCAAGCAGTGGCCACTGGGGGCAGTGTTGCAGCTGGAGCAGTTCAGTGTGCTGCCGCCGCTGTGGCTGTGAGTGGGCCAATGGTTCAGGCCGGTGGGGTGTGTAGATCTGCAGGGCAGGTTGTTTCTGGTGCCTGGGGCTCCATGGGAGCGACAGCGTGCATTATGACAGCGGTGGCAGAGATAGGCAAGGCTGCAGTGGGAATTGCCCTGGCAGGAGGGCTGGTGGTGAAGGTAGTGAAGGAGAGGGTCAGGAACAGCAACAGCTCAGCAGACGCCAACTACACAGAGAAGAAGTCCTATGAGATCTACTGGAACAAATAAAGGACAGTTAGGCCTGCAACACCACCAGACCACAGAAGAAAAAGACACTCTCAGGACCTTTCAACATGTGGATTCAGGTTCAATCATTAAGCAACTTATCTCAATTATCAATAAAAGCACGTTGCAAGTCTTTTTACTGGCAGTGGATGGTGTGATTTCCTCTATTCCCTGTTAATAAACTATAGCTCTTCTGCAGTGAAGTGTCTTCCCACAATATTACTGAACTATCGTTTTAGCTTTGTTCAAGCACTTATCGTGGTTATTTGAGCTTTTTGGTATGCACTTACACCATTTGTGTGATTACTTGTGATCCCATAGTTATTTTTAATTCATTATAGGATATGGTTTTCTACTGTATTCAGTCAAATGAGTAGTTTACTGTTTTAATGAAAGACATGCAGATTTTCATAAATCCACAGATATAATCTACGACTTTTTAGTCGGGTCCAGTATTACAAAACATTATTTTTAGCTCTTATTCACAACTGAAATGATGTACTGTATAACACACATTTCACATTGTGTTCAGTTGCAGTGTTGTGGCTTTTTGAAGGGGAAAGAATTGAAATGCGTAATAAAATGAAATCTGATAAAAATGTCCTTGTCATTTTCTCTTTTATACAGATCAACATTAATATTGAGTGCACAGAATAAATGTTAATTAATGCAAGGATGTGGAATTTAAGAAATAGTATATCACCCTCAGCTCAGTTGACAAATCAGGGAATTAGACTTtaggcacacacacagaagtgACTGTTTAGTAACAgtattgaatcaaatcaaatgttatttgtcacatgtgccaaatacaacaggtagaccttacagtgaaatgcaagcccttaaccaataaagCAGTTATAAGAAAAATagctaaaaaataaaataaataaaagttacaaataattaaagagcagcagtaaaataacaatagtgaggctatatacagagggtagcggtacagagtaaatgtgttATTATGCTTGAGGTCAGTTTCATACTAACAACTGGATTTTTTTCACACTAACATGAGAATATTCATTTGTAATTAGTGAACGTTTAAATTATTATTGTGTAATTCATATCCTGATGGTAGGAGTAACATCTGGGGATAGCCAGAACATGAATAATGTTGTTCAGATGGGGCGGGCTCATATATAAAGTCAAATATCATTAAATATTTGTTAGGGTGAATCTCTTTGGATAGGctcttttttaaaataaattattggGCGGAGTCAATGCATATTTCAAGAAAGCTTCTGATCGTTGACGTACTATCAGGCCACGGTAAAGGTGACATTTCTATTGGACAATGGTGCCTGGTCTCACGACAACAACAGCCAGGATTAAGCCAATCACGAGTCGTCCTGGTTCACAAACGCTGTTTGTAAAATGACGTAAGTAGTGGAAAACAAGATGGCGACGTCTAAATTGTAAATGAGTTTATCTAAGTAGAAATCGGCCACTCTGGGGCATTGTTGAGGTGTTACCTGTCCTCTGATAGTTTAATAAACTTAGAGCTAAGATAACGTCACCTTATGCGTTGTTAACGCTTCAAAGATCTCTGGACATCCTGGTTCTTTCCTTCAGCAACCTCCGGTTAAAGCTGGGGAGGCGAAGTTCTGAATTTCATTATGGACAGTAACGTTAGTGGGGAGTATATCTCGACCATGGAAAATATGGATCCGACTTTGTCAGAACTAGGGGACGAATTTACGCTGGGAGACATCGATGGTGAGTTACTATTTATGTCATAATTGATAAGAGAATATGgaattttgtgtgtgtttgtccacgaAAGTTTGTGTCCTATTTCCGCTTTCTGACAGTATGTCGTGTCTTCGTCGCGGTATGGCCGGGAGTCTGGTGATTTGTATCATGTGTCAAGCAAACTCGCTTGTACATATAGGTATTGCAATCGCATTTTACATCAGTGAAGATTAAGGCATATTTAAAGGGGTGGTTGGCCTACAGCACAGTGGTCATGCAACAGTTTAGTGTGTGCGTGGGAATTAACAACTCCTCAAATGTAACTGAGTGTGACTCAACTGTGAGCTGTGTCATTCAATTACCTGTAGGCAAAAAGTTACTTGTACTTTCCCAATGGCTTATTAGCCTAGTTTTACTTGCTTCCTATTTATCTATGTTCTTTACATTTTGTTCTGAGATGTTTTTTTTGTCATGCTTGTCTACCTCTTTCCTGGCTGTCATACCATTGAGGGTTTGTTCATCAATAATGGAGAAAAAAGTGACTCACAATGTGTATTCATAACTGGCCCATCAGTAATACCCCTTCTGTTTTTATGACGGGGAGACATGTCCGCTTCACCCTGCTCATTCATAGActcagcacattgactctatGGGGATAACATCACTGTTCCCATCTTATCAAAACAGCAGTTTTACCCTTGGCACACTGTGAAAGGATGGAGCTTTGTGTTACTGGTATCGTCCCGACCCTACTATCTAGAATTTTCTCCCCACAATTCCGAATGCAATAGCTGCTCTGGTTACATAACCTATTTTCTCTTTAGTCCTTAGTGTCACAATTGTCTAGGGGCTTGGGGCTCTGTTTTGTTTTGTGCCTCTGAAAGCCAACCCCCTGTGGAGCCCGATGAAGCAGACAATTCCAATGAATGATTAATATTAGACAAGACACTTATTCATTTTTTCCCGAGCCTTTTCGAATGTGAGATGGGCCCTATAAGCCATTTCTTCATCAATCGACCCATAACCTCTACAgtaatgtattatttatttattaaacttGTATTTTTTTTCAGGGGAGCCCAAtttgagaccagggtctcattcCCAATGGTGCCCTGAAAACAAACTACTCACATGATAATTCaatgctagtagatacccatagacttcaaGTCATTACTACCAAATTGGGTGCAACCTTGTATCAGAGCATTTCGTGTTATTCTATACGTAAATCCGAGTGATAACCATTTAGTATTATAGGATAATGCCATAAGGAAGAAATAGGCTATTTCGGTTTAAGGTCTAATCTTTATTCCACACTAATAAATAGTATGATTATTTATGATGTTATGctacattttgttatattacattaGAATCCCAATGGAATAGTTGTTGTACAATATTGTAGGACGTATTGTATTGCACCAGTATGCCTTTACCGGTTTGGTATGATATATTACTTTAGAATACTGGTATAATGGTTGTACAGTATCATACATTTTCAACAACAGATTGGTCGTACAGTATCCAATGTTTTGAATGCACCCGTAAATGGCATTCTGCTCCcgtagaatgctgttcatcgactacagctcagcatttaacaccatactaccctccaaactcgtcatcaagctctgtgcaactgggtactggacttcctgacgggctgtccccaggtggtgagagtaggtaacaacatctccaccccgctgatcttcaacactggggctccacaaggatgcattctgagccctctcctgtactccctgttcacccacgactgcgtggccatgcacgcctccaactcaatcatcaagtttgcggacgacactacagtggtaggcttgattaccaacaatgacgagacggcctacagggaggaggtgagggccctcggagtgtggtgtcaggaaaataacctcacactcaacgtcaacaaaacaaaggagttgatcgtggacttcaggaaacagcagagggaactcacactcacaaactgttacagatgcacaatcgagagcatcctgtcgggctgtttcaCCGCCTGCTACGGCAACttctctgcccacaaccgtaaggctctccagagggtagtgaggtctgcacaacgcatcaccggggacaaactacctgccctccaggacacctacaccatccgatgtcacaggaaggtcataaagatcatcaaggacatcaaccacccgagccactgcctgttcaccctgctatcatccagaaggcgaggtcagtacaggtgcatcaaagctgggaccgagagactgaaaaacagcttctatctcaaggccatcagactgttaaacagccaccactaacattgagtggctgcagccaacatactgactcaactccagccattttaataatggaaattgatgtaaaaaatgtatcactagccactttaaacaatgcaacttaatataatgtttacataccctacattattcatctcatatgtatgtactgtacttgataccatctactgattcttgcctatgccgttctgtaccatcactcattcatatatcattatatacatattctttatccctttacacttgtgtgtgtgtataaggtagcagttgtggaattgttaggttagattactcattggttactactgcattgtcggacctagaagcacaagcatttcgctacactcgcattaacatctgctaaccatgtgaccaatacaatgtgatttgatttgaaatgctcTGACCAACTCAATATTGCTGTGACCGCATTTAATATAACAATGCATgatctaacttccttcatactggacacaaagACATGCACATGGTATCAATgagttcacctgactctggggaagtaggtAAAAgtaatcattgccaaaatcctgaagtatccctttaacagaAGTGAGATGTTGTGCAGAATAGTTTTGTAAACTAAAAGGAGAAATTAAGTGAATTGCAGGAATTGAGCTCCAGCTGACCTTCTGATAAAGGATGCAGTGATATTAAACCTGTCACCTGTGATAAAGCGAAGCAGGCTATGGTACACTGCACCCAAGGGTTTTAGAGTTGTGGCTGCTGCGTTCTGATAAATGGTGTCCATTTACGATGCATTTATTGGCCTAGGTGTCTAGCCTTTATCGCAAGTGTGAGTTCAAGGTTGCAGCCCCTCATTGATAAAAGTGTGAATATTCTTTAACCCTGATTCTTCTAGCAACGTTGTCTATACATAGGTCCCTACAGGACACTTTTTTTCCTCCTGTCACAGTGGAATCTATAAGACCATGCCAATGTCCTTTGAAGCCCTGGACATGCTTTCTGTATACGGTGACATGTCTTAGATGTTGTCATTAGAGAAGGGATTTTGGCAGTATTTCTAACAGCAGCAGTTATAAACTGGATAAAATGATTTTGCCAAATGTAAAGCTGTCATTTGAGTAATGAGAAACTCTTCCCATTGATTACAGGCCTGTTATGCACCCCAGACAATGGTAAACCACATGAGAACATTTAGCCTACCTCTGGATTTGAGAGATGGCAAGCCAGCATGGTTGTGACGTTGTGGTCTTACGATAAATGGACGAGTTAAACACACCCTGCAGTAGACGACTTTAGAAACCGTTTCAACATGTAGGCTACTCTCATTTCTTGCAATACCGGTTTGAAACTACTAGTTTTCTTTAGCATATGTAACTCCACAGCTCTTTTCAGTACTGCTGTTCACAATCAAGACCTACTCCACCAGTAGCTGAAGTAATGTTCTTACCAGGATGCTCTTTTACCTCGTTCTCAGGGCATCTGTACTGGATTACCATGTCATTTGTCAGGGCTAGTCGTTGGAAGTCTTTCCTATAAGCACTAGCTGGCTGGCGCGCTCTTCCTTGACTCTGTGCCGGAACAGTAGCAGTGTATCAAACCAAGGCCACTACTCCATAAACCTCTTAATTCCTTCAGTGACCTTGCCCTGGCAGTAAACAGCATTGTCACTGTTGTAAGTCTCTTCTAGAGGTCACTGTGGATTCTCCTCTTTCCTGTGATCTCTTCACTCAAGGCCAATTTCTAATGCAGGTTAATAATCTtcagtgccttcaaagtattcacaccccttgactttttccacagtttgttttttataacagcctgaatttaaaatgtcactggcctacacacaataccccataatgtcaaagtggaattatgttgttgttttttaagctgaaatgtcttcagtaaataagtattcaaccctttgttatggtaagcctaaataagttcaggagtaaaatatctgcttaacaaatcacatactTTTTAATCgactgtgcaataatagtgtttaacatgatttttgaacgactacctcatctctgtacaccacaaACAGAAttttctgtaaggtccctcagttgagcagtgaatttcaaacaccaattcaaccacaaagaccagggaggttttccaatgccttgcgaAGGACAGCTATtggtatacatttaaaaaaaagaccctttgagcatggtgaaattcTAATTACACTTTaattgaggccaatggtgactttaaaacagttgaatgtctgataggagaacactgagcaTGAATCAACAAccgtagttacttcacaataccaACCTAAATGACAGTGTAAGAAGTCTgtacatcactgagtaccattcttcatattttcaagcatggtggtggctgcatcatgttatgggtatgcttgtcattggcaatgACTAAACacaatggagctaagcacaggcaaaatcctagaggaaaaacaggttcagtctgctttccaacagacactaggagacattcacctttcagcaggacaataacctgaaacacaaggaTCACTCACATAAGAGGACAAAACTGaaaaaatgtcagatgaaactgCAGTTCCTCACAATAAAATGACAAATCTTAATAAAGATTGTTACAATTTAAAACTATACGACATTAAAGAAATCATTTTGGGCAGTGGTAGGAACTCCAGGTCCAATTCATTAAGGCCTTTGAAGCCGTTAGAAAAGTCCAGAGTTGTGCATCTGCCCTTGTGACAGgttgtacggcccagtacatcactggggccaagcttcctgacatccaggacctaatatactaggcagtgtcagaggaaggcccaaaaaatggtctgactccagtcacccaagtcatagactgttctctctgctaccgcacggcaagcggccaagtctgggaccaaaaggcttcttaacagcttctacccccaagccataaggctgctgaacaactaatcaaatggccacccgggcTATTTACATTTACAATATCTTAActctctatttcttgaactacattgttggttaagagcttgtaagtaagcgtttcacggtaaggtctacacctgctgtattcggcgcaagtgacaaataatatttgatttgactgCAACAATGAAGCCCTACCTCCATTAGAGGGCCATATTAACAAATGGATTGTGTCTAATAAGCCAATTGTATGCTAACTATGTAAAGTCAAATTTGTTGTCTATTCAATCAATTGCCACTGCACATGATTTTATGGCTAAGAATAAAGTGCATTTTTAGCTCACCCACAACCAGAGACTCATGAACCCCTTGAATTATTCTCTCTCCTCAGAGATGCTCCAGTTCGTCAGCAACCAGGTGGGGGACTTCCCCGACCTCTTTGAGGACCAGATGTCCTCTGCAGGCTCCCTACAGAACGGTGCTGGGGCCACCCCACGCCCACCCCCTCAAGCCCCACAGACACCCCAGACCACTACCACAGTTTACCAGCACAGCAACGTGACCCTCACCCCCACCCAAACACTGGCCCAACAGTCCCTGCCCCTCACCCCACCACAGACCCCAGTCCAGACGTTCTCTTCAGGGCAGCATCAGATCCGCGCCCCTCCCCTGCTCCAGCCCCGGCCCCAGATGCAGGCcatccagccccagccccagatGCAGGccacccagccccagccccagatGCAGGCCACCCAGCCCCAGATGCAGGCCACCCAGCCCCAGATGCAGGCCATCCAGCCCCAGCCCCAAATGCAGGCCATCCAGCCCCAAATGCAGGCCATCCAGCCCCAGATGCAGGCCATCCAGCCCCAGATGCAGGCCATCCAGCCCCAGATGCAGGCCATCCAGCCCCAGATACAGGCCATCCAGCCCCAGATGCAGGCCATCCAGCCCCAGATGCAGGCCATCCAGCCCCAGATGCAGGCCATCCAGCCCCAGCAGCAACCCACCATCCAGGTCCACAGCCAGAGCATCCCCATGCAGGCGCATAGCTTCCCTGTGCACACCCTGGTCCAGACCCACAACCAGGCTCTGCCCATCCAGTCCCAGGCCCAGACGGTGATGATCACATCTAGCGGTGGCCAGTCCCGCTTCATCCAGAACCCTGTCATCTGCCACCAGAGTCCCACTACAAGCTTCCAAGGTTAGAGCAACTTTTTATTTTTCTTACATTGAAAAGATTTGTTCACTGGGAATCTGTGGTTATTCATTAGAAATGCACTTAAAGATGGTTATCATGTGAAATTATTCAGAGTCCTACATGCTTTTCTATATGAATGGTGCTCTTTGACAATGTATCCATACTACATACCTCTCTTTTTTTTTCACAGTCCTCCAACCGCAGATGCAGagcataatgacatcaccacaGGTTCAACCCATGACCATCCAGCACCAGAGACTACTGCAGACTGGCCAGACCATCCAGACTCTCTCTACAGCACCTACAGTCCACACCATGCAACAGCAGGTTCAACAGCTACCCGTGAGTATCAAGCTTCATACTTTACAATGTTTGAGTTCCTAATCAAAACTAGTTGCGTCCAATCTTTATAAAGTCTCTCTAAATACGTGCAGATCCTAGCATGGTGTAACCATAGACCTTGTGTTGTGTATGGCATCACTGGTTGGAACTGATCCAGTgtccctggtctctctcagctTCTGGTCCACCAGCCTCAGATTCTGAAGACAGAGAATCTGGTTCTGACCACCCTGAAGCCTGATGGGACACAGGTTCTGTCCACCATGCAGAACCCTGGGATCACCACCTTAACCCATCCTATCCAGACACAGACTCTACAGGTACCGGTAGGTCTCTATACTATCTGTCTGCTTCgccctctcctgttcttttctctCTGTTCAGGGTCTAATGGGGACGGTCACATAGACCCAGATTAAACCGGAACTTGGACTGAAAAGTACTTTAGATGATATAAAGATGACCAGAGAATTCAATTGAATATGCttctctgctctgtcccccttgGTATCTTATCTATGTCATATGTCACCACTGACTTTTACCTTAACTCTTCCCTCAGACTCTGATGGGCAGTAACATCCTGACCACTGTGCCTGTCATGATGGGAGGCGGAGACAAGCTGCCCATCAAACAGCTGTCGTCAGGCACCTCCCACTGTGTAGGTGGGAACAGGCAGGTGATGGACCACGGGATGGTGATGGGTCCAGGGGGGGTgatgaaggagggggagaggagaaccaCCCACAACATTATCGAGAAGAGGTATCGCTCCTCCATCAATGACAAGATCCTGGAGCTGAGGGACCTGGTCATGGGTGGCGACGCCAAGGTCAGGAAAACCAAGTGATACAATAATCCAATATTGACTATCTTTGACCTtacaggaacagtgggtttagtTTTATTTTGTGGTCTAAGTCCAATAGAAACTTAGAGGAGCATGCTAGAATAATTTGAATGTTTCACAGGTGTCAAACTTAATTAGGCTATAAAACCACAGATTCTTGGTATTTCCTAGAGTACATGGAAGTCAGAGGAATGGAGTTGTACGTATAGGGCACTCTCACCAAATGTACACTGACACATTGCTAATGTGTTTGTACGCAGATGCACAAGTCGGGAGTGCTGAGGAAAGCCATCGACTACATCAAATACCTGCAGCAGGTCAACCACAAACTACGGCAGGAGAACCTGGCCCTCAAGATGAACAGCAAGAACAGTAAGTCCCCCATTTATTACTAGTTAATCCATCACAACTTCAGTTCATGATAATGCATTGGGCTCTCTCCCACTTCCGCTCTGTCAGAGTCAGTGGTGCTGTCTGATGATGTGGAGATGAAACCAGAGATGCTGATGATGTCACCTCCAGCATCAGAGTCTGGTTCAGGATCTCCCCGTGAGTTCTCTCCATACTGCATCGACTCTGAGCCTGGCAGTCCCTTACTGGACCATGAGCAGGTACTGTGATGATGATAGCCAAGGAACtgtcatgtttttgttgttgtgtggaaATTGTTTGGATTGAATGTTGCGAAGGTTGAACACTTACATAGTAGTTGAactattctctctcgctctctcctctcaggtgaAGAGTGAGCCTGGCTCACCCTCTTCCGTGGGTGTGATGGATCGCTCTCGTCTCCTCCTCTGCGCCCTCACCTTCTTCTGCCTCTCCCTCAACCCCCTGCCCTCTCTCCTGGGATCTGAGGCCCAGAGCAGCTCTGGCTTGACCTCTGCACACAGAGCCTCCAGGGCACTGTTC contains the following coding sequences:
- the LOC109893468 gene encoding sterol regulatory element-binding protein 2 isoform X1, translating into MDSNVSGEYISTMENMDPTLSELGDEFTLGDIDEMLQFVSNQVGDFPDLFEDQMSSAGSLQNGAGATPRPPPQAPQTPQTTTTVYQHSNVTLTPTQTLAQQSLPLTPPQTPVQTFSSGQHQIRAPPLLQPRPQMQAIQPQPQMQATQPQPQMQATQPQMQATQPQMQAIQPQPQMQAIQPQMQAIQPQMQAIQPQMQAIQPQMQAIQPQIQAIQPQMQAIQPQMQAIQPQMQAIQPQQQPTIQVHSQSIPMQAHSFPVHTLVQTHNQALPIQSQAQTVMITSSGGQSRFIQNPVICHQSPTTSFQVLQPQMQSIMTSPQVQPMTIQHQRLLQTGQTIQTLSTAPTVHTMQQQVQQLPLLVHQPQILKTENLVLTTLKPDGTQVLSTMQNPGITTLTHPIQTQTLQVPTLMGSNILTTVPVMMGGGDKLPIKQLSSGTSHCVGGNRQVMDHGMVMGPGGVMKEGERRTTHNIIEKRYRSSINDKILELRDLVMGGDAKMHKSGVLRKAIDYIKYLQQVNHKLRQENLALKMNSKNKSVVLSDDVEMKPEMLMMSPPASESGSGSPREFSPYCIDSEPGSPLLDHEQVKSEPGSPSSVGVMDRSRLLLCALTFFCLSLNPLPSLLGSEAQSSSGLTSAHRASRALFSLPSQTHNFATWLWCLLPWLTVWMLSGVGAVWGCVRVLYLWEPVTPLHSPKSVSFWRQRKQADLHLNRGDYTAAMASLKTCLSVLTRALPTTSWDLLFSLSWNLIRYCLHHPTPLGWLVRQVGGKHKGEESKTSSRDAALVYHRLSQLQLTGKLPQRSGLWALSLSMSAVNLSESAQSKMAPAQQAQIYVTAATALRTVLGHHLSCLPGYLLSCAEGVASQSDSKPIPDCLHWLFTPLGRQFFLSCDWSVKSESREGVYTSQRDPADPIAQLHRCFCEKLLERAVHSLIQPHTDREAGKPKNDSGEFSSALEFLHLLNSCTEESSSPPFPAPPNHTTMPVADPVSRWWALVLKAAAHWLQGDDVAVRSLLAEAERMPRALHTLDHPLPKAVLLLCKAVQMSLSPLKGEGAVACLSHCDRASSYLCTSISVPLSAQSGNGLNKGVELLVCDLLLTLRTSLWQRGSSSNGEPGPAPGSQLAGFQRDLSSLRRLGHCYRQAQHKVFLHETTVRLMAGASPTRTHQLLEHSLRRRTNNPGYTTAEGDCVLGERERAHAILLACRHLPLPLLTPPGHRARLLAEAKRTLERVGDRRSVHDCQQILLRLSGGTTIAAS